From the genome of Adhaeribacter pallidiroseus:
GATAGTTGATGCCTTATTTAAAAGTAAGATAAACCACCGCATGAAAAAAATATTTACTTCCGCGCCCACTAATAATTTAAATTTTTAAAAAAAAGTTTTTTTGCGGCCATGTTCCTTGGCTTAGCGGTTAGTTCGGAAAGTAAGCCGAGGATTAAAATCGAAAAGAATAATTTGACTCTGAATGGTAGTTATCTTAACTGGGTAATTCCTACTCCTCAGGTCGCTGCTTCTGCTACCGGAGTTTGGGCAGCGATTGTTCCTAGTTCCGGTGCACCAACTGCCCGTCACGAAGCCAGTTACGTGCAGGCCGGTAACAAATTTTATTTAATGGGAGGCCGAAGAATAAAGCCTGTACAGGTTTTTGATCCGGTAAATAAAACCTGGGTGAATAAAGTAAACACTCCCATCGAACTGCATCATTTTCAGGCCATCAGTATTGATGGTTTAATTTACGTGGTGGGAGCTTTTACCGGTTCTTATCCGCACGAAAAGCCGGTTGCCACTATTTATATCTTTAACCCGGCTACTAACAAATGGATTACTGGCGCCACTATTCCTGCTGCAAGACGTCGGGGTTCATCGGGAGTGGTGGTGTATAATAAAAAGATTTACATGGTTGGAGGCATTAAGGATGGGCACTGGAGTGGTCATGTAAACTGGTTCGATGAATATAATCCGGCTACCAATACGTGGCGTACTTTACCCAATGCTCCCCGGGCTAGAGACCATTTTCAGGCCGCTATTATTAATGGTAAATTGTACTTGGCGGGCGGACGCCGATCTTCCGCCAGCACTAATCAAACTTTTGAGTTAACTGTTCCCCAAGTAGATGTGTTCGATTTTGCGGCTTTTAAATGGGCCACCTTACCCAGCAGCGGTAATATACCCACCCAGCGGGCGGGTGCTGCAACCGCTGTTATCGGGAATGATTTAATTATAATAGGAGGCGAAAGTGGTTCTCAAACGCAAGCGCATAAACATACCGAGGCTTTAAATGTAACTACCAACACGTGGCGCCGGCTAGCTGATTTAAAGCAAGGCCGGCATGGTACGCAAGCTATCGTAAATAACAATAATATTTACTTAGCGGCGGGTTGTGGTAACCGGGGAGGCACTCCGGAGCTCAATACGCAGGAAGTATTTTATTTCTCTGGCCGTACTACACCTAATGGTTCTGCTGTTACACAGAGTAAATTAAGCACCCCTGCCGGTGTTAATTTCGGTGCAATAACTGTAAATTCAACGAGCACCAAAACCATTACCTTAACCAATACCACCGGAAATCAGGGAATATTAGTTAGTTCTTTAACTAAAACCGGATCGAGTTACT
Proteins encoded in this window:
- a CDS encoding Kelch repeat-containing protein is translated as MFLGLAVSSESKPRIKIEKNNLTLNGSYLNWVIPTPQVAASATGVWAAIVPSSGAPTARHEASYVQAGNKFYLMGGRRIKPVQVFDPVNKTWVNKVNTPIELHHFQAISIDGLIYVVGAFTGSYPHEKPVATIYIFNPATNKWITGATIPAARRRGSSGVVVYNKKIYMVGGIKDGHWSGHVNWFDEYNPATNTWRTLPNAPRARDHFQAAIINGKLYLAGGRRSSASTNQTFELTVPQVDVFDFAAFKWATLPSSGNIPTQRAGAATAVIGNDLIIIGGESGSQTQAHKHTEALNVTTNTWRRLADLKQGRHGTQAIVNNNNIYLAAGCGNRGGTPELNTQEVFYFSGRTTPNGSAVTQSKLSTPAGVNFGAITVNSTSTKTITLTNTTGNQGILVSSLTKTGSSYFSVSAPYAFPFVLAPGKSVSLTCKFNPKTTGSQSGSILIKHSGQGGSTTVTLSGSGVKASVKNTEAVPELAAAKNQYLSTYPNPITDGQFSVHVPEKLTGEVPYTLVNQTGTIVLSDKLNLATATATLPFNFSGRYLNSGLYYLQITQGTQRYTVKVLLEK